Proteins encoded together in one Rhinopithecus roxellana isolate Shanxi Qingling chromosome 3, ASM756505v1, whole genome shotgun sequence window:
- the LOC104679148 gene encoding olfactory receptor 2V1 has protein sequence MGRWVNQSYTDGFILLGIFSHSQTDLVLFSVVMVVFTVALGGNILLIFLIYMDPQLHTPMYFFLSQLSLMDLMLVCNIVPKMAANFLSGRKSISFVGCGIQIGFFVSLVGSEGLLLGLMAYDRYVAISHPLHYPILMNQKVCLQIIGSSWAFGIIDGVIQMVAAISLPYCGSRNVDHFFCEVQALLKLACVDTSLFDTLLFACCVFMLLLPFSIIVASYACILGAVLRMRSAQTWKKALATCSSHLTAVTVFYGAAMFMYLRPRRYRPPSHDKVASIFYTVLTPMLNPLIYSLRNQEVMGALRKVLNHCRIGSQP, from the coding sequence ATGGGAAGATGGGTGAACCAATCATACACAGATGGCTTCATCCTCTTGGGCATCTTTTCCCATAGCCAGACTGACCTTGTCCTCTTCTCTGTGGTTATGGTGGTCTTCACAGTGGCCCTCGGTGGGAAcatcctcctcatcttcctcatctACATGGACCCTCAACTTCACACCCCCATGTACTTCTTCCTTAGCCAGCTCTCCCTCATGGACCTCATGTTGGTCTGTAACATTGTGCCAAAGATGGCAGCCAACTTCCTGTCTGGCAGGAAGTCCATCTCCTTTGTGGGCTGTGGCATACAAATTGGCTTTTTTGTCTCTCTTGTGGGATCTGAGGGGCTCTTGCTGGGACTCATGGCTTATGACCGCTACGTAGCCATTAGCCACCCACTTCACTATCCCATCCTCATGAATCAGAAGGTCTGTCTCCAGATTATTGGGAGCTCCTGGGCCTTTGGGATAATCGATGGAGTGATTCAGATGGTGGCAGCCATAAGCTTACCATACTGTGGCTCGAGGAATGTGGATCACTTCTTCTGTGAGGTGCAAGCTTTACTGAAGCTGGCCTGTGTAGACACTTCCCTTTTTGACACCCTCCTCTTTGCTTGCTGTGTCTTCatgcttctccttcccttctccatcATCGTGGCCTCCTATGCTTGCATTCTAGGGGCTGTGCTGCGAATGCGCTCTGCTCAGACCTGGAAAAAGGCTCTGGCCACCTGTTCCTCCCACCTGACAGCTGTCACTGTCTTCTATGGCGCAGCCATGTTCATGTACCTGAGGCCTAGGCGCTACCGGCCCCCCAGCCATGACAAGGTGGCCTCTATCTTCTACACGGTCCTTACTCCCATGCTCAACCCCCTCATTTACAGCTTGAGGAACCAGGAGGTGATGGGGGCACTGAGGAAGGTGCTGAACCACTGCAGGATTGGCAGCCAGCCCTGA